The Streptomyces asiaticus genome contains a region encoding:
- a CDS encoding DUF6233 domain-containing protein, with protein sequence MEAAEYRVWVRAPEHVRPVDASTTDQVPTEPLPPAPTSVVREVLGERRPSDWVLAKVREGRGPARGVLHAPDCEEAPEGSPLLDVQRALDVAEKPGTQLCTLCGCAQELTPLLSGFDHITDS encoded by the coding sequence GTGGAGGCTGCGGAGTACCGGGTGTGGGTCCGGGCGCCCGAGCACGTGCGGCCGGTCGATGCGTCGACTACGGACCAGGTCCCCACCGAACCTCTTCCGCCGGCGCCGACGTCGGTGGTCCGCGAAGTCCTCGGTGAGCGCCGGCCTTCGGACTGGGTCCTGGCGAAGGTGCGCGAGGGGCGGGGCCCGGCCCGCGGTGTGCTGCACGCGCCGGACTGTGAAGAGGCACCCGAGGGTTCGCCGCTGCTCGATGTGCAGCGGGCCCTGGACGTCGCGGAGAAACCGGGGACGCAGCTGTGCACGCTGTGCGGGTGCGCCCAGGAGCTGACGCCGCTGCTGAGCGGCTTCGACCACATCACCGACTCCTGA